The genomic DNA ttcctcaatgtgtccgatccacttacagtgtttcttcctccgctggaatctggtttgttgtctcccatagtagcttgttgttgatagtgtctggccaacagatccgaagtatcttgcgtagacaactattaataaacacttatatcttctggatgatggctttcttagttctccacgtctccgccccatacagtaggactgtcttgacatttgtattgaaaattctgatgttggtgttgcttaacaattgttttgaaatccagatgttcttcagttgtaaatatgctgctcttgctttgtcgatcctcgccttcacatctgcatcagatccaccttgTTCGTCGATAATGCTGCCCAGgcatgtaaaggtttccacatcctccaaagcttctccgtcaagtgtaattcggttggtgcatgttgtatcgTATCGGAgtcttgctttttcttttgcTTATAttaagacctactgctgctgaggctactgctagaGTGGTCGTTTCctcctacatttgttgttgcgtgtgtgatagaagagccagatcatctacAAAGTCTAAACCATTCAGATGCATTTTAGCTATCTACTGTAGCCCGTGCTTCTCTCCAGATGTTgtcgtcttcataatccagaaAATCACCGGgggaaagagaaagggtgagagtaagcaaccttgtctgacaccggtctttacttcgaacgagtctgtgggctgtcctctatgcacgattttgcagttcgatccatcataagaattccgtatgatattgactatcgcctaaggcacgccgtagtgtcaaggaagcctccatagtgttgttctGTCCAGTCTATCAAATCGTTTCTCGaggtcaatgaagttgatgtagagtggtgGATTCCAATCAATTGATTGTTCTACagtgatccgtagagttgcgattatttatttatttatttatttaaaaacacaaatattggtacaagagggcaccagatatatacgcgccacacaaaacaataagaatgggaagagaaagggggaagatgcgtatatataaaaggaaaaaataggatgaaaaaaagagaagagtaatgatggggggaactgaaatgtacaaccagaagactctttcagttaagaaggTTATAACcattctttatgaagaaagtaaaagaaggttacagcaggatcgccactggatTCTAtcctgagccatatctgataacgtctctagccactgtgttgcaccatctctcggaccccagccagggagtcgtgaaggaccaacagaagacAACTCTTTGCAGcattctttcataccacgacaccatgtcatacactgaccacctctccgccttttccaaccagtcccagagtcggcgaAGGGACATTTTTTGTGTCtaatcaccttagatttctggcagcttacacaacagcgtgcccactccctcatgtctttattcataccaggccagcaaaatcGTTTTGCTATGAGCTTGTTAGTTGCACGAACACCTAGATGAGAGTTTGTGCAACGTATTCAAGACGTAGCTTCGATAATGTTACGgtacgattggacgatccctacctgtagatgtgtcgcacaCTAAGGTTTCCATGtctgttcccatctgtttaatACGCAGTTTTAAGGTTGTTGAAGATAACTCGTattgaagatcaatgtcttctttttgaagctgggcGAGTTTacgaaggtcgattccttgaaAACTGTCCAAGGAAGTTATacgagacaaagcgtctgcgactacattgtttgcccCGGAAATGTGTTGtgtgtctgaagtaaactgcgaaatatagtccagttgtcgagactctcgaggGGAGTAgttgtctagcaaccgtcttgAGAAGAATACCAAAGGTTGCCAGGTGTGAtcaacccattgttgtaagactccacCGATTGCCGAGTCGGATGCATCTACTGTGACGCTAATGGGTGCTTGGGTGTCCTGGTGTGCAAGCATGGTTGCTTTTGCGATAAGTTCCTTAATTTTGGAGAATGCTTTTCTCGCGGTATCGTCCAAATTGGTGGATTCCGTATTTCCACGAAGTTCGTCAGTCAGAGGTTTCACAGGGGACGCTCAGTTTaatatgaaccgtctatagaaacttagtAGTCTGTTAAGCGTGCgtaattgtttgattgttgTCGGCTCTgtgtaatccagaatggccgccactttgcgtTTCAGAGGGCGGATGCCTTGCGCATCAATAGTGTCCGAGGAAATCGGTTTCGATTTCGCAGTGTAACTTCGACATGAGCTTGGGGGTTGCACCATTTCCTCCCCGCTAGAATGAACCCTGGTCATTTACATGGATTTACATTCGTGAACTATAAGTGACAATGTAAAGTAATTAGTACTGCCAACTTTATTTCTTAGTATTTATTCGTTTATTGAGAAATGGGTAAAGTTGAACTTTGGCAGTAAGATCCTATGGTTATAACATAATCCCCCGAACGCCCTGGTACAGACGAGGGTTGGCAGAGtccgctctcacatggccacgtgtatacagtcACTGCCAGGGGAGTTCTACTCATTACCTGCATGcggtggggtgttgtttacgaaattgaaaggtcAAAAAGCAgatgtccggcgttttaaccaggttggtggacatggaggacCCACCAAAAGGAGATGGAAAAGcttgattccaaacaaatagtGCATgtaggctccaggatcctgagggaacaaatggtgtatgaacctattgttggtcactcgCTACCAtcagactgcatctcctaacgctGTTCCAGAGCCTTGTGGATTGTACCTCTAGGTGAGAGACTCGCGGAGTGGCCTTagagaaccacctgcttcggtttgggcgcccgAGAAGTATCCTAGCCCTTACGTAAATGGACTGAttaagtgtggcgcatataaatTTGGTCTCCCTTATACTAATATTTTTCtccttaaataaatgaataatcacTGTAAAAATGGTAAATTGTTCGATTAATTCTTGCAAAAACCCTAAATTACTGCTCTCTCTGTTTTCTCTCAATTTTTCAGCTCTACTTGTGCATTCTCGTTCTGGaataatgaaaattacatttttcTCTGATCacatttacattttaaaatgtttacttCGTTTATACATGCCAGATGTAATGATGATTAACCTAAACAGAAATTTATCACCCCCCCGATCTACTTATCAATGTATTGGTtggtttttagattttatttcAACGATTTACACAATTTTTATGTTAGAACCAATTTTAAATTGTTTCTCTTTATACCTTGGTGGTCGAAAAAATTTCGGTCGAACTCTAATCGCGCTAGTATTAACTTATTTGTGCTTGATTCTATGTTTATTGTATACAGTCCTGATACCACGTCGTCTTTTCATTTTGAATTCATGCTATTTATATGATGAATATAATTCAAGCAAGTGTAGTTTACGTACTGAGGGTACATGGTTTTTGTTACATTTTACATTGAGTCATTTAATCGTCGCCAATGTTTATTTCCATTATTTATCTGCTGTTTTAATTAATCCCGGTAATGTACCACAAATTCCATATAATACGTCtagtaatactaatactacaTGTTCACGATGTTTTTTATCACGTCCGAAAAGAGCACATCATTGTGCTATATGTAAAACATGTATATTATATATGGATCATCATTGTCCATGGACAGCTAATTGTATTGGTTTGTATACACATCGACATTTTTATTTAGCATTGATATTCATGAGTATTGGTGGGATATATTTACTAAATGTTGGTTGGTCAGACTTTCGAAGCTACTTATTGGAAATTAATCAAAATCAAGTAAGTTTCACTAGTATGTAGTGGAAAAAGTATTTCTCTTAAAATTCTTCTATTACATTGTTAAAATTGGATGGTGGTGTATATTATGATGATTAGTTGGTCGTAAAAGATGAAATAGCTTTTAAAATTTGTCTAACTGTTATAAATTTCTCGTATTACGATCCAACTAtccctattgcttagtattcccGGACACCAACTCACTCGACAAgttcccaaatcagaacacggttggaCAGGAAAGATATCCTATTCCGAATAACAAAGGTAGTtggaagtaagaagcacaataagagatacgttagtatatttatagtttttacatgagattTTAGAATCTTCTCCAAGTAACGACCAGCTCTGATTGGATGAGAATTATTCAATCAACGTGCACCAACACAATCGTGCACGcaatatactttaattcaatttatgtcccgctaacactcACTAAAATGAATCCATGAATTAAACGTTGGTATTCAGCAATCTCTACAAACCTCTTTGTGGTGTGATAGTCTTTTGGTTAAGTTATATTTGAGAAAGTGTTTGTCTCTTTTTCGTACAGTAAAACTACAGAATAGACAACAGTTATGTCAGCTGTATAATACTGATTGAAGGTGATCACTCTACTGAGGAAATAGTAATTAGTTGTCatccgaccgttgctgctaccttgacgtggtggtcgggcttgcctatcgtgacgaaccagtcgagctatactggctagaacaatcgtccctcaaggtcctaccatgccaggcaggtcggttgaagagcggtgagactaaaagcagcaaacccaaggtccgaaggcgaagtcgtactgccgactgtacggaggtgtgacagcagtaaggtgtttccttcagacaaccagcatgacagcgatgctgccttcccacaaggaggggtggggttagaaaaggtcgaccctaaaaatgcacacctcgccttatcccacggatttccgtctccggcggtaaggtcctttaaagaacggagctaacacaaaaactacccacaaaaaggtcgtgtgttactgacctcaagcagttgccctttgggcactgcggtcacgctctcaggtcattaagatcaCTTCTAACCccatttccttttcaggtacctctagaagaacccttccacggtgtgggcagccgggaagtgataactgccctcatacatCTAACAGCATTCAAGATCACTTTATTCATAaacaatctccttcttcacttcccactattccttctacctcaactttcaacactaaacttcctctttcgttttcctcc from Schistosoma mansoni strain Puerto Rico chromosome 5, complete genome includes the following:
- a CDS encoding putative zinc finger protein, which encodes MLEPILNCFSLYLGGRKNFGRTLIALVLTYLCLILCLLYTVLIPRRLFILNSCYLYDEYNSSKCSLRTEGTWFLLHFTLSHLIVANVYFHYLSAVLINPGNVPQIPYNTSSNTNTTCSRCFLSRPKRAHHCAICKTCILYMDHHCPWTANCIGLYTHRHFYLALIFMSIGGIYLLNVGWSDFRSYLLEINQNQINITVKYSSIWFSQYRNPHDFGIFLNWIKFLCLIDKHEMANYDIKKKSYRLYFVLCKRFFNRILLPSYHKPYDDGFNYELNLNTAESVLESLSESGIL